One Caloramator mitchellensis DNA window includes the following coding sequences:
- a CDS encoding ABC transporter permease, whose translation MEYTNLEISKELFEKVPADEKNINEIVRPSVTYWQDAWRRLKQNKLSMGGLIFVVFITLIAIIGPYISPYNYFSQDFSIANQGPSSAHWFGTDPFGRDIFTRILYGARISLIVGYAASILNLTIGILYGGVSGYFGGKVDNLMMRIVDTLYAIPMLLYVILIMVVIGAGLKSIIFALAIAYWLSMARIVRAQVLSLKQQEFVLAAKTLGAPHMRIILRHLIPNSMGPIIVTLTLSVPSAIFTEAFLSFIGLGVSAPMASWGVLASEAMETLYIYPYQMLFPALAISLTILAFNFLGDGLRDALDPKMRK comes from the coding sequence ATGGAATACACAAATCTAGAAATATCAAAGGAATTATTTGAAAAAGTTCCTGCTGATGAAAAAAATATAAATGAGATTGTCAGACCAAGCGTAACGTATTGGCAGGATGCATGGAGAAGACTTAAGCAGAACAAACTTTCAATGGGTGGATTAATTTTTGTTGTATTCATTACATTGATTGCTATAATTGGACCATATATATCGCCATATAATTACTTTTCACAGGACTTCAGCATAGCAAACCAAGGGCCAAGCTCGGCACACTGGTTTGGAACTGACCCATTTGGTAGAGATATATTTACAAGAATACTTTATGGAGCAAGAATTTCACTTATTGTTGGTTACGCAGCAAGTATTCTTAATTTAACAATTGGTATTCTTTACGGCGGTGTTTCAGGTTACTTTGGTGGAAAAGTAGACAACCTTATGATGAGAATTGTAGATACACTTTATGCAATTCCAATGCTTCTTTACGTAATTCTTATAATGGTAGTTATAGGTGCCGGATTAAAGAGTATAATTTTTGCCCTTGCAATAGCATACTGGCTCTCAATGGCCAGAATAGTTAGAGCACAGGTTCTTTCACTAAAACAACAGGAATTTGTTCTTGCTGCAAAGACGCTTGGTGCTCCTCATATGAGAATTATATTAAGACACTTGATTCCAAATAGTATGGGACCAATTATTGTTACATTAACATTATCAGTTCCATCAGCTATTTTTACAGAAGCTTTCTTAAGCTTTATAGGTCTTGGGGTTTCTGCTCCTATGGCTTCTTGGGGTGTATTAGCATCAGAGGCAATGGAAACGCTCTATATTTATCCATACCAGATGCTTTTCCCAGCGCTTGCGATTTCATTAACAATACTTGCATTCAACTTCCTTGGTGACGGATTAAGAGACGCGCTCGATCCAAAGATGCGTAAGTAG
- a CDS encoding ABC transporter permease — translation MLNYIIKRLVASIVTLWVIATATFFLMHAIPGGPFDGEKPLPPQIKANLEQKFGLNKPISEQYFMYLKNLSKGDLGPSLKYEGRTVNDIIEYSFPTSAKLGLVTVLCSLILGTYLGVTAALNQGKWQDSLVMVIATLGVTVPSFVLATMLIYVFAVKLLLLPSIGLEGPANYIMPVLALGGYSLSFISRLTRSSLLDVIRQDYIRTAKAKGLSRNVVIYKHALRNALIPIVTYLGPLMAGILTGSFVIEKVFGIPGMGREFVTGIYNRDYSMIMGLTVFDSFLLISFNFIVDLLYAVIDPRIKLEG, via the coding sequence ATGCTAAATTACATCATCAAAAGACTCGTAGCCAGCATAGTAACCCTTTGGGTAATTGCTACAGCGACATTCTTCTTAATGCATGCAATTCCAGGGGGACCATTTGATGGTGAAAAACCACTTCCACCACAAATTAAAGCAAATCTTGAACAAAAATTTGGCTTAAACAAGCCAATATCAGAACAGTATTTTATGTATCTTAAGAATCTTTCAAAGGGAGACTTAGGACCATCGTTAAAGTATGAGGGAAGAACAGTTAATGATATTATCGAATATTCATTCCCAACATCAGCTAAACTTGGACTTGTAACTGTATTATGTTCATTAATATTAGGGACTTATTTGGGTGTTACTGCTGCACTTAACCAAGGAAAATGGCAGGATAGTTTAGTTATGGTAATAGCAACACTTGGAGTTACTGTTCCAAGCTTCGTTTTGGCAACAATGCTTATATACGTTTTTGCAGTAAAATTATTGCTTTTACCATCGATTGGGCTTGAAGGACCTGCCAACTATATAATGCCTGTATTGGCTCTTGGAGGGTATTCTTTATCGTTCATTTCAAGATTAACAAGGTCAAGCCTTCTTGATGTTATTAGACAAGACTATATAAGAACAGCAAAGGCAAAAGGTTTATCAAGAAATGTTGTTATTTATAAACATGCCCTAAGAAACGCACTTATTCCTATAGTTACTTATTTAGGACCACTTATGGCAGGTATATTAACAGGTAGCTTCGTTATCGAAAAGGTATTTGGTATTCCTGGAATGGGTAGAGAATTCGTAACAGGTATATACAACAGAGATTATAGTATGATCATGGGTCTAACAGTATTCGACAGCTTCTTGCTTATATCTTTCAACTTTATAGTTGACTTGTTATATGCAGTTATCGACCCAAGAATCAAACTCGAAGGATAA